A single uncultured Methanolobus sp. DNA region contains:
- a CDS encoding zf-TFIIB domain-containing protein, protein MSCPKCGDTMNYEGRFADGEHHRCPRCGNFIIIR, encoded by the coding sequence GTGAGTTGTCCAAAATGTGGAGATACAATGAATTATGAAGGACGTTTCGCAGATGGTGAGCATCACAGATGTCCAAGATGTGGTAATTTCATTATCATTCGCTAA
- a CDS encoding winged helix-turn-helix domain-containing protein, translating into MKKSLLDILFASDKRKNVLLLLKDGPQEMEFLLNNVNTLRQALLPQMKILKKYNLIYQINDTYGLTRIGKLIADEMYPFLNTIEMLDENSHYFVQHQVDIIPAPFLKRIHEIKGFTLVEPSHVNSHDLNMDHYVKALESKNVYFVFTFMHPTSPSILKHLVDNDIHVSLIFTKELVDKLLNEIYDTCKSHFAFKNASFYVYDKDITISSLTVIDSGFLLRLRGKDNEFSNKQITIYTPSGRKWGKDLFDYYLKDAKLITEL; encoded by the coding sequence GTGAAAAAATCATTGCTGGATATTTTATTTGCTTCCGATAAAAGGAAGAATGTACTCTTACTGTTAAAAGACGGTCCTCAGGAAATGGAATTTTTACTTAATAATGTGAATACATTAAGGCAGGCATTGCTTCCTCAGATGAAAATATTGAAAAAATATAATCTTATTTATCAGATAAATGATACTTACGGATTGACAAGAATTGGAAAGTTGATAGCAGATGAAATGTATCCTTTTTTGAATACGATTGAGATGCTGGATGAGAATAGTCATTATTTTGTCCAACATCAGGTAGATATAATTCCAGCACCGTTTTTAAAGAGAATACATGAGATAAAGGGTTTTACTCTTGTAGAACCCAGCCATGTTAATTCGCATGATCTGAACATGGACCATTATGTAAAGGCTCTTGAATCAAAAAATGTGTATTTTGTGTTTACTTTTATGCATCCAACTTCTCCCTCTATTTTGAAACACCTGGTTGATAATGACATACATGTTTCATTGATCTTTACCAAAGAGCTTGTTGATAAGCTATTGAATGAGATTTACGATACATGCAAGAGTCATTTTGCATTTAAGAATGCCAGTTTTTATGTTTACGATAAAGATATAACAATATCTTCGCTTACGGTTATTGACAGTGGTTTTCTTTTAAGGTTGCGTGGCAAGGACAATGAATTTAGCAATAAGCAGATCACAATTTATACTCCATCCGGGCGCAAGTGGGGCAAAGATCTCTTTGACTATTACCTTAAAGATGCAAAATTGATAACTGAGTTGTAA